In Clostridium swellfunianum, a genomic segment contains:
- a CDS encoding permease codes for MSIIGNFFGFLNDQLLKMTWLSELIRFLTEKVFGLSINDRLGGSIHFFIYDTIKIFILLSILIFGISYIQSYFPPERTKKILGNIKGIKGNILGALLGTITPFCSCSSIPIFIGFTSAGLPLGTTFSFLISSPLVDIASLLILASFFGTKIAIAYVVVGLILAVIGGTVIDKLGLENQVQGYVREIENVDAEHVDMTREERISFSKEQVRDIIKRVWLYVLIGVGIGAAIHNWIPQYIVENVVGSNNRFAVLLATAVGIPMYADIFGTLPIAEALFSKGVGIGTVLSFMMAVTALSLPSIIMLSKVVKPKLLTIFVSIVAVGIIIIGYLFNAFSYIFI; via the coding sequence ATGAGCATAATCGGTAATTTTTTTGGTTTTCTTAATGATCAATTATTAAAGATGACATGGCTTTCAGAACTGATAAGATTTCTTACGGAAAAGGTATTTGGGTTATCTATAAATGACAGGCTCGGAGGCAGCATACATTTCTTTATTTACGATACTATAAAGATTTTTATTTTGTTATCAATATTGATATTTGGGATTTCCTATATCCAAAGCTATTTTCCTCCTGAAAGAACAAAAAAAATACTTGGAAATATAAAAGGTATTAAAGGTAATATACTTGGAGCGTTACTAGGAACTATTACTCCATTTTGCAGTTGCTCAAGTATTCCAATATTCATAGGATTTACGTCAGCAGGACTGCCGCTTGGAACAACCTTTTCATTCTTAATTTCTTCACCGCTTGTAGATATAGCATCATTATTAATTTTAGCATCCTTCTTTGGTACTAAAATTGCTATAGCTTATGTAGTTGTAGGCTTAATACTTGCAGTTATAGGTGGAACTGTTATTGATAAGCTTGGACTTGAGAATCAGGTGCAAGGATATGTTCGTGAGATAGAAAACGTTGACGCTGAACATGTGGATATGACTCGCGAAGAGAGAATTTCTTTTTCTAAAGAACAGGTTAGAGATATTATAAAAAGAGTTTGGCTGTATGTATTAATAGGTGTAGGTATTGGAGCGGCAATTCACAACTGGATACCTCAATATATTGTAGAAAATGTAGTTGGAAGTAATAATCGATTTGCAGTACTCTTAGCAACAGCAGTAGGAATACCAATGTATGCCGACATCTTTGGAACGCTACCAATTGCAGAGGCTCTATTCAGCAAAGGGGTAGGCATTGGTACAGTATTATCCTTCATGATGGCTGTAACTGCTCTTTCACTTCCATCAATAATCATGCTCAGCAAGGTTGTTAAGCCAAAACTATTAACCATATTTGTTTCTATTGTAGCTGTAGGAATAATTATAATCGGTTATCTATTTAATGCTTTTTCATATATATTTATTTAA
- the arsB gene encoding ACR3 family arsenite efflux transporter, whose amino-acid sequence MKEENKKHDGIGFFEKYLTVWVLLCMAAGILIGKFLPGIPNFLEKIKYANQNIPIAVLIWIMIYPMMMKIDFQSIKNVGKRPLGIVISSGTSWAIKPFLMFGLASLFFYVVFKAFIPTELAQSYVTGAVLLGAAPCTAMVFVWSNLTKGDPAHTLVQVSINDLLIIILFVPIVSFLLGINNIYIPWDTLVFSIVLFVVVPLVAGFLTRNYMIKNKGLDYFNEKFVTKFDNITTTGLLLTLVIIFTFQGDVILDNPFYVLLIAVPLILQNVITAFFAYFVCRWTKQPHNIAAPAALIGASDFFELSVAVAITIFGPLSPVVLVCTVGVLTEVPVMLMLVSFVNKTKHWFPAEKVVKNS is encoded by the coding sequence ATGAAAGAAGAGAATAAAAAACATGACGGTATAGGATTTTTCGAGAAATACCTTACAGTATGGGTGCTTCTATGCATGGCAGCTGGAATTCTAATAGGAAAATTTTTACCTGGAATTCCTAATTTCCTCGAAAAAATAAAGTATGCCAACCAGAATATTCCTATTGCAGTCCTTATTTGGATTATGATTTACCCAATGATGATGAAGATCGATTTTCAATCTATCAAGAATGTAGGAAAGCGTCCATTGGGTATAGTTATATCCAGCGGAACCAGCTGGGCCATTAAACCATTCCTTATGTTTGGTCTGGCATCATTATTCTTTTATGTAGTTTTTAAAGCTTTTATCCCAACTGAATTGGCGCAAAGCTATGTTACAGGAGCGGTTCTATTAGGCGCAGCTCCTTGTACTGCAATGGTTTTTGTATGGAGCAACCTTACAAAGGGTGATCCTGCGCATACACTAGTACAGGTTTCCATCAATGATTTGCTTATAATTATTCTATTTGTGCCAATAGTTTCATTCCTTCTTGGTATTAATAATATATATATTCCATGGGATACCCTTGTATTCTCCATAGTACTGTTTGTTGTAGTTCCATTAGTTGCTGGTTTTCTTACACGTAATTACATGATAAAGAATAAAGGTTTGGATTACTTCAACGAAAAATTCGTTACTAAGTTTGATAATATTACAACTACTGGATTGCTTTTAACGCTAGTAATAATATTTACTTTCCAGGGAGATGTTATTTTAGATAATCCATTCTATGTTCTTTTAATTGCAGTACCACTAATTCTTCAAAATGTTATCACTGCTTTCTTTGCTTATTTTGTATGCAGATGGACAAAACAACCTCATAATATAGCTGCACCGGCAGCTCTAATTGGTGCCTCTGACTTTTTCGAATTATCAGTAGCAGTAGCTATAACAATTTTCGGTCCACTCTCACCAGTAGTGCTTGTTTGCACAGTTGGAGTACTTACTGAGGTGCCTGTCATGCTGATGCTTGTTAGTTTTGTTAATAAGACAAAGCATTGGTTCCCAGCAGAGAAAGTAGTGAAAAATAGTTAA
- a CDS encoding ArsR/SmtB family transcription factor: protein MDKLTDFFKMLSDETRVRILVLLYHKKLCVCQMCGIMEETQPKISKHLAKLRDMGFVKDERKEQFIYYYLNFSNKLFEDVLKNILDNIDDYDTIKNDIKRLGGADGYLSTCKR from the coding sequence TTGGATAAACTAACAGATTTCTTTAAAATGCTTTCAGACGAAACGAGGGTAAGAATTCTAGTGCTTTTATATCATAAAAAATTATGTGTCTGTCAGATGTGCGGAATAATGGAAGAGACTCAACCTAAGATTTCAAAGCATCTGGCAAAGCTTAGGGACATGGGTTTTGTAAAAGACGAGAGAAAAGAACAATTTATATACTACTATCTAAACTTTAGCAATAAGCTGTTTGAAGATGTACTAAAAAACATTTTAGACAATATAGATGACTACGATACAATAAAAAATGATATTAAACGATTAGGTGGTGCCGATGGGTATCTTTCTACTTGCAAGAGATAG
- a CDS encoding thioredoxin family protein has protein sequence MVIKILGTGCAKCHQLEENARKAAAELGINATVEKVEDIKEIMKYGVMRTPAIVVDEKVKSFGRVLTPDEIKKYL, from the coding sequence ATGGTTATCAAAATATTAGGAACTGGATGCGCCAAGTGCCATCAATTAGAGGAAAACGCAAGAAAGGCCGCTGCTGAATTAGGCATTAATGCAACAGTTGAAAAAGTAGAAGACATTAAAGAAATTATGAAGTACGGTGTAATGAGAACTCCAGCAATAGTGGTGGATGAGAAGGTAAAATCTTTTGGAAGAGTTCTAACGCCAGATGAAATTAAAAAGTATTTATAA